In Neomonachus schauinslandi chromosome 8, ASM220157v2, whole genome shotgun sequence, the genomic stretch CAGCCCCATCCATTTATGAGTCATGCCCGCAGCATTAGCCGGGAGCTGGGATGCTGGCACAGGTAATAGTCTGGAGAAGATAGGAGGCAGTAAATTTTCAGGTCATAAATCCTACCAGGAGGAGCCTTTTGATGCCAGAGGGCATGACTTAGTAGTCTAATTATTAATTGTGCAATGCCAGGCCTCTGCCGAGGCCTCAGGCTCCATATCTGGCAGCCCGGGGGCTgggaaagaaacaacacatgGTTTCGCATTCACTTTCTTACCCATGTTACCAAAGGGGTGGCCTGGTGGAAATAATAGGTTTTATCTTCTCTTTGGCTTCTGCTATATTATTTGGGGGTGTTTTATTACACTCATTTATTGCATTCATCCAAGTATCTTTGCCTCTCAATTGTTTTGTGAAAACAGATTCATATTAAGTTTAAACTGCCTTGTGCCGTGAAAACCAGAGTTGATGATTATAGGAAGTGGCCCAGGAAAATAGGTAGTGGTCAGAGCGAAAACCAGAATTTTGAATCCTGAAAGCAAAAAACAGGAAACAAGTCTGTAAGACTTCTCTGGTTTCTATCTCTTGGTTCTTCACCCCAGCTGAGTGAGCCCCAACAGGCACAATCCGGGGTCTTGCTAAAAATGTGCTCGATGAGCAGACTGGGGACTTGCAACCTCCAAGCATCAAAAGGCAGGGTCTGGGCATTGTCGGCAGGCTCCACTGAGCTGAGATTTCACAGGATGCTCTTGGCCTTCGTGAAGTGGCCTTCGTGAAGGGTGGACATGGGAACAGGCAGATTGGGAGGTGCTTCTTGGCTTTGGTGAGGCTCTTGTGGAAAGTCTCATTCTTTGTGTGGCTCAGGCTCCCCCAGAACCCAGATGGGCATTGGAGTTTTAGATATACGTGTTCTTTCCCTTCTCAGCCAACTATGACACTTAGcgtttttctttctgcctttgtgtTGCTGAAAACGTGTGGACAGGCTGGGAGTGGGTGTGCTGTCTCAGGCAGGCCATCTCGTGGTCTGGTGCCTTCTATCCTTCTGTTCCCTTTAGGTGGTATCACCCTAAATGTCATTGAGTTGGAACAGAGTTCATTGTGACcacttttgttattgttgttgttctctgCTTGTGACAGTAAGCGAATGTTTAGTGtagcaaatttgaaaaatgtgacAAAATCAGCCATGATTCTGCCACCAAGAGATAATCGCCACTGACATCTTGGGGGCATTTCCTTCCCCTCCCATCTGTGTACATATGTTTATAGAATTGGAATCTCCGTGTACATTCAGTTACATTTCTTACCATCAACATTTCCCATCTCACTCGTCTTTAAAAGGTAGTTTGGGTACCCGATTCTACTTACAGACTTGGGAGTCATTTCTGAACGTTAATGGTCATATGTGTAAATCTTGGTTATGCCATTTTGTACCTTGTAAAGGCTTTTGGGTCTTTAGGCAACATGAGGGGACCTATCTTGGCCTCTGAGACTATGACAAACAAGTCCCACATGTTGCAGGTGAGGGCAACAAGCGAGCCCAAGAAAGAAGGGGACCATGGTTCCTTCTGCAGTTGTCACGAGCTAGGCCCCGAGCCCGGGCCCTCGGCGTCAGTCGGGCGTCCTGCGCAGTGACAGGCCAGAGGAGGTCTGAAGGTGGCGGGAGGCTTGGATTCGACCGGCTCCAGCGCTTGTTAGTTGTGGGATCTTGGGGTCTAGCAGGTCTCTAAACCGTGAGCTCCTCATCTGAGAAGTTGGGGTGCGGTCAAGATTGTGGTGAGGATTCAGTGCAGACTCATGACAACCCACGGCCTGCCGTTCGCTGTCAAGGAGAGCAGCCTTTCGTTCAAATGTTCTAAAGCTAGCGGCCTAGCGGCGTCAGTCCTGCTGCCGGTGCAGGAGAGCGAGGTGTGCCTGTATCCCTGTTCCTGCGTTCTCGTACAGATGACTTTCGCCCCCTGTCGTTTCTGGATGTCTAGACTCTGGATGTCTAAGGTGAAGCCTTTGCTGCAGCTCATCGACAGAGCAGACGATTTATGGGCAGAATGTAGACACCTGACTCTCCAAAAACAGATGGGAGTGGCCCGAGGGGAGACGAGACTGCAGTAGTACGGCATTTGCCTGGCCCGCCTCGGAGGCCCGACTGCATCTCTCTGCAGCCCCACCTCATGGCCTCTATTCCAGTGAGAGCCATGGGACAGAGGCTGGGAGCCTCCAGGATGACTGACCCTTAGTGGCCGGGGCGGCTTTTAGCTCTGCCTCAGCTTTTCTGGTTAACCCGATACTTATCCATCCTGTCCCTGCACCCACCTCTTTGCAGAACGTGGCTTCTGAAGGGCTCCTCGCTGCTTAGTACTTGACAGTGCAGCCGAGGAGTTCAAGCCAGCTAGACCGAGCCCCCTGTCTCCCTTGCTGACTGCTTGTCCTGTGCCCTTCCAGTTCTGTCAGGCCAGGCAGAAGGCGGCCTTGCTGGAGCTGCTGCATGAGCTGTACAACTTCCTGGCCATCCAAGCCGGTGAGTGCATAGCTCGGGGCCTGGGATTCGAGGGTTGTGGGCTCTTACCCTTAGCGGCCAGGCGGGGGCTGGCTGGCAGGTGGCTGAGATGCTCTGTGGTGATGTCCCAGAGGACATACTCCAAAACCAAGTCTTGCCTTCCCCGCTTCTCCACTCAGACACATCTTTTTTAAGCCTACGGTTGGTTCTCACATCCCCTTGAAGGCTCCCAGGGGTCCTGGCCCATGCACAAgcctttctgctttctctggaTGCCCACCACCTGATGCTCTAGGGGGTTCGTGTTGCATTGGGAGGGGCCAGGCCCCAGGTCTCCTCAGTCTGGGTCTTCTGACCTGGAGGGCCTCCCTGTACCAGACGGTCGGCCAGGCCAGGAGGAGAGGCCTATGCAGGTGGCAGGGGTCTGAGTAGTGGGCTAGTCCCACAGGTCCATCCAGCTTGCCAGGGCCCCGGTGTCACCTCTGGTCCTGATCTCCCCATCTGGCTGCaggaccttggacaagtcccttaTCCTCTCAGAAACTGTCTCCCTATCTAACCAAGTGGTCTTGGgtcgttttttttttctttttttctttttttacagagtGAAAAGTAAGCGCTGTACTCTAGAGGAGGGCATTTTCAGCAGCGCCATGAAATACGCCCCTAAAAAGTCATCCATCCGGAAGGTCTCCCTactgttttatttagaaaattgttCTTTGAGGCCAGAGATATCACCTCCCCACATCTCTCAGAATCACTTGCTAAAGGCATAGCTGAATGACCAGAGCTTGTGCCCCAAGTTAAATATATCTGGCAGCAGAATCAGACGGAGCTATTTAGTCTTATGAGATGTTCAAGAGGTACCTCTGATCTGTGGGGCCTTGTCTAAAGTTGTTGCTAGGGAATCAAGGCTGGATGGGCCTGTACTGGGCCCTCAGCCCTCGGGGCCAGTCTTGTGGGCCTCAGctctcccactgcctcctgaCTGGTGGGAGACTGGTGATGGTCAGGGAGGCGTCTGTGAGCTCAGAGGAGCAGTAGGAATGGGGGCTCACAGCATCACAGGACTCGGGCCTTTCTCCCTGGCCCAGGGGCTCGGAATATAAATTCTGGCCTAAGAGGGTGTTCCAGACCTTAGTGACTCAGCTGTGGTCCAGGGACCAGCAGCATTaggatcacctgggagctttttggaaatgcagaatctgaggACCCATCCCAAACCTATGAATCAAAGTCTGCATTTTCAAAGGAGCCCTAGGGTATAAAGTAGAGAAGCTCTGTCTTAAACAGTGGATGCTGGTAGACATTTCTCCTCCATCCCGCCCTCCGTATGTGGTCCCGGCTTATGCCATCAAGGAGCCTAGTGCCTCCTGTCCTCTGAGGCACTTAGTGAGGGTCTCACTGCAGGGGAATGAGGGCTCTACCAggccattccccccccccccccccccccggaggtCACCTATAGGCAGAGCATTGTGCTGACCTTTGCAGCCCACAGGCTGCTTCTGGTCTAGTAGAAGAGACAGGCCACCTACCTCCCTGACCACTGGCTGTTACGAGGTGTGATTGGATGAGAACCGAGAGGCCAGAAGTTCTAGGAGGCACGCTACCTTTTCACTGGAGCAGTCAGGAGAGCAGCACGGGGGAGGGtatctgtgccaggccctgacgCCCAAGAGGGATTGATTCTGTGTATGTGGGGGGCAGGCGGAGCCAGAGAGGCAGGAAATTACAGGGGCAGGGACGGAAGCAGTTGGCCTCACGggggaaggagaaacagaaggaatggAGTTTGGAAAGGTCGCTTGGGCCCCACCGTGGATGGCTGTAGATGCCAGGCCACGGGGGCTTGATCACCGCAAGCGGTGAGCACCAGGGAGGCTTCTGAGCAGGGGAGCAATGTGCTGAGAGCCAGGAGCCGGGAGGACAAAGGTGATAGCAGCTTGAGTGTAGCAGTGCCATTTAAGCAGAatcattttaaacttttgttgATCAAACGtggatgggagaggggagaggaggaaaccAATCAGGAGACCATGGCCGTGGTCCAGACAAGCTTAAGCAGGCCAGGGTGATCGGGGCAGGGCAGGAGAAGCCaacttgatctcaggggtccCATAAGGTCAAGATCAACTTCGGCATGGGAGGGATAAGCTTTAGTTCATTCTcaagatttttaaagttcattctcAGCCACTCCCTCCCCAGCACACAGATTGGCCATTGGTAGCCCCTAGGCTGTGCCAGGTTAAGAGCAGTCAGGCTCTGTGTGGGTTCAGGATCTGGTGCAGGCCCACCCCGTGCTGTCCCTGCTCTCAGGAGTCTGGTGACCCACAGGAAGCAGCATGTGGTGGGTGGACCATAGCGGGCTGTCGAGAGCCAGTGGCTGTTGGCAGGCCCCCAAGTCCAGAGTGATTTGGTCCAACAAGACTCCCCTACAGGCCAGGGATTTTTCAGAGGAGGTGGCCCTGGGTGGGCTTCATCCTAGGTGGGAGCTGGTCACCCAGGGTGCTCAGGAGGGAACAGCCCCTTGGAGCACCACACTGAGGCcccactgcccagcacagagacgCCCTCTTTCTCTGTGGGGCATTTTGGACATCCCTCCCCAGAACCCCTCAAAACAGTGGGCCTGGAGTTCCAAGTCGCCTGCCTATGTCCCGGTCAGATTCCTTGCAGTGCCTACGGCctccctgcctttcttttttcccaggtTGCGTTTATTTATAGTGCCATTCTGGTTCCTTCCAAAGCTATCTGTCTGATCCTTTTAGGGATCAATTGCAAACAGACCTTAGGATTGGGCAGCTTTTTAGTCATTTAATGCAAATCACCACACTGCTTTGCAGGTCAGGTTTTAATGATCTGGAATCGATCCAAGCTAAGTGGCTTTTGATCTTGCTGCAGAGTGAAGATACCCCACAGAAGCCGGAGCCGTGGGGCCACATGCTCCCCATCAGAGCGGATGGCTTGATTCGCACTGCATTTTTTTAGTCTGTTTCAGAGTAATTTTTTTCCACCTCTCCTTTGTGTTTGAATGTGTGTTTTTTCCTCCTAGGTAATTTTGAATGTGGAAATCCAGAGAAGCTAAAAAGCAAATGCATTCCTGTAATGGAAGCCCAGGAATACCTAGCAGTAAGTAGGCTGCAATGCTTACCCGTTCCCCAGAGGTCCTGGTGCTTTTGTACTGATCTTGTGAgcactgcttttttttcccctttcgttgtgtgtttgctttttggcttttttgttttcccttttttttttttttaaacttagttgAGTGTTAGGCTACTTTCAGTTTTAGCCAGCAGTAGAGGCGACTGGTCCAAGGTGGGCTGTGAGCCAGAGCCCGGCCTGCCGCATGtgggctgcggggggggggggggggggggcgggctaCTGAGCAGCTGGTGTGGCCACTGCAGGCCGCCCCTTCTTTCAATGGCCCTGTTACTTGCTCCCcacttttctcctcttcccagcAGCTTTACGGATCTACACTTTACCTGTCTGTTCTCTCCTTTATGTTCACTGTGCAGATTGCTCAGGGTCTATTTGACTATTGGCCTGGCCCCAGTTTGATAGAATTCTGGAACTTCAGAACTGGCAGAAACCTTAGGGGTCACCTAGCTCATTgtcatttcccagatgaggatactgaggcccggagaggggCAGGGACTGGCCACCGggcacccacctccccacccccctgcccctgccatccCCACGCTTTTTTTCAATTTCCCCAAGATGAGCtgccccctctctggcctcacaCTTTGGTCCTTGAGaaaggttttggttttggtttgggctACCTCAGACCTGTGTTGCTTTCTTGTGTGCTTCTGCATCGACTCTTCCCAATAGAGCTCTTTCTTGGCTCTCATCAGCCCAGATTTTCACCTGCCACTTTGTTGTGCATTTAGCAGAATGGGGCTTTGGGGCCTGCGGAGGACAGGGGAGAGGGCCTCCTTAATCCAGCAGGAGAATAATGTTCCAGCTGGTCCGCCCAGACACAGCACTAATTTCCCGCCCCCTCCCACAGAATGTGACCGGCAACTCCTCCGCCAAGTTTGAAGCCGCACTGACCTGGATACTGAGCAGTAACAAGGACGTGGGCATCTGGTGAGTGTGGGCGAGGCCTCACAGGGTGGCAGCACCGCCACGGGCACCCGCGACCATGGTCCTCACCCATCGGCCCGCTGCCGTGCGCTCACAGATGTGTCTTGGGGCTGAAGTTAGAGGCAAGTGTCCCAGCTGAGTCCTTGCGGGCTAAGCCTGCAGCCGGGCATTGGAAGGAAGAAGCATTCGGTGGGGCAGCGTAAGGAGCCATTTCAAGATAAGACACAAAATCCAGGTGTTAGAACGTGAGCCTAGTGTTCCAGCTAAGCGTTTCAAGTAACTCACTCTGCGCCCTTTGAATTCACTGGTCCCACATGGGTTGCTAGAGAAGGCATTTTTCTGAACTTCCTTTCATCCGGTGCTAGTTTTCATTACTAGATGAAATGTTTCTGTCTGTTGGTTTCACTCAGCATGGATGTTGCAAAAGGAAATACTGAATTTTATTCTCACTGGGCAGTTCAACCTCATTTCTATCTCTGGGGAGCACTGTTAGCAGAGATAGCAAGCCCCCTCACCCTCCTGAGAAGCCCCATCTGGCTGCTCAGCCCGTTGGGGAGGGGCACCCCAGCGATGCTCCCCCCACCAGACCCCCCATCCCCCAGAGCTCTTCACGCTGGcactccctcccctttcctaGGGTTTGTCGGGGACTCTGTTCAGGCCACAGCTCCTGATATTCAAATACACTCTAGGGTTTTGTTCCCTTCGTCTCTAATCCACCCAGACGACTAATTCCATCAGCCACGCCTCTACCAGAAGCCCCTCAGGCAACTCAAGCTAAAGCTTGATAACCAGATGCAGGGCATGATTAAAAttcattgacttaaaaaaaataaagcttcccTGAGTGGCTGAGCGATTTTCCTGTGTGTTAGGAATGGGGGAGGAGAATATGGATTTTAGCCTCGGCAGCACTCACCAAAGCTGCTGGCACAGAAGGATGGCCTGCACCTTTTCACACTGGGGGAAGGCCGTCGGGAGGGTGGCCAAGCCCAGCTCAGAGGACCAGTACTCAAAGTGGGTTCGTGAGATATCGGGACACTTCAGATACTGGGCATTCCCGTGTGCTGTCCAGAGCACAAGATGGTCACCTAGCTGGAAGAAGGTGCAAGTGTGGGCATCCTAACGTGTCCTGACACCGCCTCTCAGGGACCAGGGTGGAAGCGatggggctggggcctggcctCAGAGAGCCCGGTGGTTGTCCTTCCCCGAGCCTCATGGCACCCCGATCTTTACACTTAAACAGCTTATGTGCCTCCTTGTCACCGTCACCAAGGAAAAGCACACCCTCCCAGACTCTCTCAGTTCCTGCCATGCAGTGCAAAGCCAGCGATTCAGtaaacatttccatttctctatgcTGGGAGGTGGGAATCCAATTTACAGTTTAATCTTCCACACGCTGAGAGGGGCTGTCAAAAGACCCGACAGAGGGGGATGTCACTTTAGCGGTAGGGGTTCAAGCCTGCTGCCGtctttaaaactttattctttCTAAGTAACCAACGTGGGAAATTTCTGGAAAGCATGCAACCAGGATACCAAGTCTATTTCATAAGCAAGTAGAGGCCTCAAAgctcctccttttttctctttctgctttaaaGTGGGGCTGATTCCGCGGCTCCTGGGAGCTTTTGAACGCCATTGCAGCCCTGTGTCCTGTTTCAGGTTGAAGGGGGAAGACCCATCGGAATTGGTGACGACTGTGGACAAAGTGGTCTGCCTGGAATCTGCCCGCCCCCGCATGGGTGTGGGCTGCCGCCTGAGCCGTGCCCTGTTCACTGCGGTCACCAACGTGCTCATCTTCTTCTGGTGTAAGTCCTTGGCTGCCCTTCTCCCCCCGACCCCGTCCTTGCCGTTGGGACTGCTCATACAGCACCTCCTGGGAGCCCAGCTCAGTGACACTCTCAGGCATGAGTGATACAGAAACCCAAGCCCAGACAGTTCATTTCTGTCTAGTGAACCTGAGGTCTGTCTAATAAAACAGAGGAGATGAGCAAGTCAGCCTCTGCCCTGGGTCATCTTACCTTTAGAGATTGGTGGCAGGAGCATGAGGGTAACTGGAAAATATCCCTGATCAGGGTTGGGGACGATCAGTGTCCCCGAGGGGAGAGCTTGGCCCTGGCTGGAGCCCAGCATCATcaccccccagggccccagagggCAAGCCTCTCAAAGGAGGAGAAGGCGCAGCAGGACCTTGGCCTAATTTTACTTCCTGAACAATGTAAACATCACCTCAGGAGATCTAGGTACCCGATGAAAGCAGGATGGACGCAGGGGGCTGAGCTGCAAAGCAGAGCACGGGTCTTGTCGCCTGACATCAGGGGCTGCCTTTGAGCAGAGACCTTGGGGTGTCTCTGAAGGTGAAAGGCCGAGTCATAGAAACTGCCCGCTCTGTAGACATGGCGGAATTACAAATCACAGGCCATCTGGGCGTGCACACAGCTCCCTCACCCACACCATCAGGCACACACATCATTATCGGCAGCAGCATCTCGGAATACAAAGGGCCccgcatgtatatatgtatgaaacGCCATGTTCCGGTGCACGAGGGAGGAGATGAAAGGCCCGGAATGAGGTTGGGAGGAGCCGCAATCTGGACAGCTGGGAAGGTCTCTGTGGTGACAGCCAGCAGGAGGAAGATGATCACTTCAcagcctgcctcccctctgcATCTCCACATCCTGTGTCAGCGGCAGCTGGCCTGGGCCTGACACGTAGTAGGTAGTCAGGACACTCGTGCGGCCAGAAGCGATGTGGCGGATTCACGGGGCCTGTGTTCCCTCATAGGTTTGGCCTTTCTGTGGGGGCTCCTGATCCTCCTGAAATACCGGTGGCGGAAgctagaagaagaagaacaagccATGTACGAGATGGTGAAGAAGATTATAGGTGTGTGGCCCCTGGGGAAAGGACCACTGGCACCCGCCAGAAGGTCCTTGCCCTAAACGGTGCCCTCTGTCCCACCCTGCAGACGTGGTCCAGGACCATTACGTGGACTGGGAGCAGGACATGGAGCGCTACCCGTACGTGGGCATCCTGCACGTGCGCGACACCCTGATCCCTCCGCAGAGCCGGTGAGTCCTGGGCTGAGCCCGCCAAGTGCCACGGAAGGAGGCCCAGAGCATCAgttatgggggggaggggggcagctcaGCCCCGAGGAGCACAGGTGAAGGGGCCGTGCATGCCTCCTGCCACTGCTACAGCGCTCGGCTCTTGGGAGCGGAATGCACAGACGACGTAGGGCAGCGGGAGCCCACTCCTCTGTTAGCGTCCTTGCTGACCGGGGAGCTCTGGGTGGCAGGCACTAGTGCCCTCCTCCCCGCAGTGGCTCAGGCTGCATTGCTGTGAGTGCAAGTCCAGAGTCCTGTGGGCTCCAGGCACAGAATAGTCAGGTCTCTGGTTCCAGTTCTCTGTGATGCTTGTTGTCCCGGCCTCCATGGATGTTGTGGGCTGGTTAGAGTTCCTCCTGGTCACAAGGTGGTAGCCCGCAGGAGCGGGGTCAGCATCTGCCTTGTCACCACCAGCAGGGGAGAGATGGGTCGCCCTCACGGGCAGGAGAAAACATTCCCAGAAGCTGCCATTGACCCACTCCTCGAGGCCCTGCTGGCCAGAACGGGTTACTTGTCTATTCTTGAATCAGTCACTAGCGAGGAGGAGattgtttttcaaacatttttaaccaTGACCCACGACACGTTACCTAAAATATCATGGTTCGCTTCCCACGCGCTTAGGCCCATGTACACGTGTGTGCCTGTAGCTGAAGCAGAGTTCCTCGGCACTGGCTGGGGTCAGCTTCCAGGGCGCCCAGCTGCACAGGAAGGGACAGCAGGCCATGGGCATGCCTGGGCTGCGGATGCTGGATGGACCCCGACAAGACCCAGTGTGGGGTAGCTTTGGAGGATGGGGTCCCAGGGACCAGCCAGCAGGGCGTGCCGCGGTGTCGGCCCAGACCATGGGCCCCGCTCAGCAGCTCGCTGCGGTCTCGGGCCGGATGCCATCCTCTCAGAGGGTGCCAAGCGCTCGCTGTGAGCCGGCACTGCCCTGGGCCCTCCACGGACACAGCCCCACTCGCTCGGTCCTCACTGAGGCCCCGGGAGGTGAGAGAGCGAGTAgcccatcttacagataagggAACCGAGGCACGCGGAGGCCAAGGAACTTGCTCGAGGCCCACTGCTGGTGGTATTTCTGTGCAACCCAAGAGGAATTGGAAGAGTAAAACATTTAAGGCCCCTTTTAAAGGTGAAGATGCTTAAGAACTTTCACGCCCACCCTACTCCTTGGGAAGGTGCAGGCAGGAAGCTTAGGGAGAGCAGACGGATCACGGCATTGGCTGGTACTGCTGTTGGTGCCCAGCGTGAGGCAGCCGCATGGCCCTCCAGGGGGAGGACACGGTGCATTCATGCTGCCACCGAATTCCTGGCTTGCCCGGAGTCGTTAATGGCCTCTCTgagccagtttcctcatccaaAACACAGAGGTAACACCACCGCCTTGCAGAGGGCTGCGGTGAAGCcctcatttactcaacaaatgcttactgagcacctgctgtgggccACACACTCCTGGGTCACCCGGGGAGACGGTGGGGAGCGGAAGAAGCCCAAATCCCCGCCCTGCTGGAGCGTTGGTACTCAGGAGGAAGAGAGGtgagaaaggcagaaggaaactGTGCTGTTGGGTAGCGACAAGTCCCAGGAAGAGGGGAGTGGGGCTGTCGAGAGATGGGCTCGCAGGTCTTAAGTCAGAGCCTAGCACTAGGGCGCTCGTCCCAGGGCAGCCCTTACTGCTCGGCCTTCCGTTAGCACAGCCCACACATCGACCAAAGTACCAGCAAGAGCGCCATTGCCTCCTGTCTCCGGCCTGAGCCACCCGGCCTCCGCGCCTGTGCGGCGGCCCGCAGGGACTGAGCCCTGGCAGTGAACCCCGGGAGACTCACGCCCTGTTGGCTCTCAGCCTCTCAATTTATCTCCCAGGCCCCCCGGTCCGTGCAGCTGAGCCCTCAAGGCGTGAGGACACATCACTGCTGTCGGCCCTGCGCGGGGCCCCCTCAGGTCTGCCCTGCAGAGGAGGGTCTGCCCGTGAGACTGAGCGAGGGCTGGGGAGCCTGGCTCACACGGGCTTGTTCCGTGCCTGTTCATGGGCAcctgggagggagggctggggctggaccAGCCAAGTGGGGACTGCTAAACAGGCTGAGAGGCCATTGGCGACAGGACCTGACCTCTGAGGTAGAAAACCCCGGCACCCCCACTCTGACTCCCAACCCACAGGCCACCTCAGGAGCTTCACTCCTTTGTCCTCCCCCAGGCTGAACCTTTCCTGCTCCCACACATTCACACCCACAGTCCCTCTCCACGCGAGGGGTCATGGGGAGGTAGTCTGCAGAGCTGATAAAAGACAGGAACTCATCAAAGAGAAGATGTCAAAGCAGCCCTCTCTGACTGCCTTGGAATCTTCCTGTCTAGTCTGGAGGGGGAAGAGGTTATAGGGGGGTGTCCAAGGGGATGCAAGGCCCCAGGGACCCAGCAGAGAAGGGGTCCTGCCTGGTAGCTCCGGTTCCAGGAGCAGCTCCAGCTTCTTGGCCTCCCCAGTTGGATGCTGAGCTCATTCCCACACTCCAAAGTACTGTCGAGTTTGGACTCAACAGCCCAGTGGCCACTCTGATTGGCCCACATGGGGCATTAAAATGCAGCCAGCACTGGTGGGGGGCCGCCTGGCCAGGGCTGCTGCAAGAACAGGCCCTTGGACACCGGGGGGTGCTCTGGACACCTTCGGCTCCCTTCAGCTCCCTTTAATTGAATGCTTTTAGAGCAGAGAAGATTGAGGAATCATTTCTCTGTGGCTCAAGAAATTTCTCTCCCCTGCAGGAGTTCTTAGTACCTGACGCCTTTTCCTCCCACAGATAAATTCTGCGTGGGCTCCCAGAGTTCTGTCCCCAGTTTGTACAAAGGGTGTGCACAGGCCAGCTCGCTTCTCTGGGCCGTGCCAGAAGAGCTTCCGGGGGCGCTGCTGGCCTGCTCAGCCTGGCCCCTCTCGTTGCAGGAGGCGCATGAAGAGGGTCTGGGACCGGGCTGTGGAGTTCCTGGCGTCCAATGAATCCCGGATCCAGACAGAGTCCCATCGCGTGGCTGGAGAAGATATGCTGGTGTGGAGATGGACTAAGCCCTCTTCCTTCTCCGACTCAGAGCGATAAAtcccgggcggggggggggcctgtTCCCAGTCGGCCTGTCCCAGGCCAGTCCCCTCCAGGGGCGCGAGAAGGCCACCAGACCTGCCAGTGCTGAATTCACACTTGCCTTGACTTTCACCTTCCTCCCGACTCTGGTTCCAAAGGTCTCTCTGTAGGACTCTTCAGAGATTAGCTTGTAGGAAAGCATGGGCTTCCTTGAAGGgccggggagggagagagccagaggcCAGGTGGGTAGCTTGTCCTCTGCATTGGTCCAATCCTCTCTGCCCCGATTGCTGGCAGAAAAGGGGAGAAGGGTTTGGTTTTGATGcatagaaaagatgaaagagCAGCAGCGGTGAGACCCTGCCGAGCAAGTGTGCAGTTAGGTGGGCTGGAGCTCTCCCACCGCTGGTGAGCACTCAGCAGGGTGGGCATCGTGCCTGTGGGAGGTGGGTCGGGATGGCAGGCTGGGGCGGCAGGGGTTGGGGAGCAGTTTGGTCCATGTGCCTTCAGAGGGTGTTACCTGGGAGCTCAAGGGTGAGGGGAGAAAGCCTGTCCTCTAGCTGGGTTGAGCCTCTTTTATCCTGAAGGGGGAAGGTGCTAGAAAGTAGAACAAGTACTGTAGAAGAACTGTCTAGAAATGCAGGTCCTGGCACGCGGGACCCGCGGGTCAGGGGAGTGAGCTGCCGGTGTGGCCTCCTGAGAGGAACCTGGAGCAGGCACAGGGGCCCGGGAGCAGACAGGAGGGTAGGGCTGCCCGCAGGCAGGGCCGGGCTCTTCAGTGGTGCTTCTCACCGAGTCGCGGGTCTACAGCAGACCCGCAGCCACGGCACTGCAGCGGGCGACGATGCGGATTCCGGGACCTTGGGAGTGCCCCGCCTCCGCTGTGCGACGGTCACCTTGACTTAGGGCGACCACAGCGGGCCCCACTGTGGGGCCGCGGAGCCAGAACATGCGGCACGGACCCGGTGGGCGCGGGGGCCGCACggctgccccctgctggc encodes the following:
- the LEMD2 gene encoding LEM domain-containing protein 2 isoform X2, which translates into the protein MAGLSDLELRRELQALGFQPGPITDTTRDVYRNKLRRLRGEARLRGEERLREEARLRGEERLREEARLREEAPLRARPAAASLRAEPWLSPSGSGSAFATPGAFGDVGASAASWLLPVDCASKTDKFCQARQKAALLELLHELYNFLAIQAGNFECGNPEKLKSKCIPVMEAQEYLANVTGNSSAKFEAALTWILSSNKDVGIWLKGEDPSELVTTVDKVVCLESARPRMGVGCRLSRALFTAVTNVLIFFWCLAFLWGLLILLKYRWRKLEEEEQAMYEMVKKIIDVVQDHYVDWEQDMERYPYVGILHVRDTLIPPQSRRRMKRVWDRAVEFLASNESRIQTESHRVAGEDMLVWRWTKPSSFSDSER